A genomic region of Echeneis naucrates chromosome 24, fEcheNa1.1, whole genome shotgun sequence contains the following coding sequences:
- the naa20 gene encoding N-alpha-acetyltransferase 20 isoform X2 produces MTTLRPFTCDDLFKFNNINLDPLTETYGIPFYLQYLAHWPEYFIVAEAPGGELMGYIMGKAEGSVAREEWHGHVTALSVAPEFRRLGLAAKLMDMLEEISERHEESSVQRHREKVHHPAATSCQT; encoded by the exons ATGACAACATTACGGCCGTTCACCTGCGATGATTTGTTCAAATTCAACAACAT TAACCTGGATCCTCTGACAGAAACT TATGGGATCCCGTTCTACCTGCAGTACCTGGCTCATTGGCCAGAGTACTTCATCGTTGCAGAGGCTCCGGGTGGTGAACTGATGGGCTACA TCATGGGGAAGGCGGAGGGATCCGTGGCTCGTGAGGAGTGGCACGGCCATGTCACCGCTCTGTCCGTCGCTCCAGAGTTCAGAAGACTCGGCCTCGCCGCCAAACTCATGGACATGCTGGAGGAAATCTCAGAGAG acATGAGGAAAGCTCTgtccagagacacagagaaaaagtcCATCATCCCGCTGCCACATCCTGTCAGACCTGA
- the naa20 gene encoding N-alpha-acetyltransferase 20 isoform X1, whose amino-acid sequence MTTLRPFTCDDLFKFNNINLDPLTETYGIPFYLQYLAHWPEYFIVAEAPGGELMGYIMGKAEGSVAREEWHGHVTALSVAPEFRRLGLAAKLMDMLEEISERKGGFFVDLFVRVSNQVAVNMYKRLGYSVYRTVIEYYSASNGEPDEDAYDMRKALSRDTEKKSIIPLPHPVRPEDIE is encoded by the exons ATGACAACATTACGGCCGTTCACCTGCGATGATTTGTTCAAATTCAACAACAT TAACCTGGATCCTCTGACAGAAACT TATGGGATCCCGTTCTACCTGCAGTACCTGGCTCATTGGCCAGAGTACTTCATCGTTGCAGAGGCTCCGGGTGGTGAACTGATGGGCTACA TCATGGGGAAGGCGGAGGGATCCGTGGCTCGTGAGGAGTGGCACGGCCATGTCACCGCTCTGTCCGTCGCTCCAGAGTTCAGAAGACTCGGCCTCGCCGCCAAACTCATGGACATGCTGGAGGAAATCTCAGAGAG GAAAGGAGGATTCTTTGTGGATCTGTTTGTGCGAGTCTCCAACCAGGTGGCAGTGAACATGTACAAACGTCTGGGCTACAGCGTCTACAGGACGGTGATAGAATATTACTCAGCCAGTAACGGAGAGCCTGACGAAGACGCTTACG acATGAGGAAAGCTCTgtccagagacacagagaaaaagtcCATCATCCCGCTGCCACATCCTGTCAGACCTGAGGACATTGAATAA